A region of the Kribbella sp. NBC_01245 genome:
CCTGCGCCTCGGCGTGTCCGATCGGGCCGCCCGGCGGTACGTCGGCACGCTCCGCGACGCGGGTATCCCGATCGAGTCCACGCCCGGGCGGTACGGCGGCTATCGCGTCGGCCGGGGATTCCGGCTACCGCCGCTGATGTTCTCCACCGCCGAGGCCCTCGGGTTGATGATGGCCGCGTTGGAGGGACAGCACAGCGCCTCGGATACGAACGACCCGGCCGGGCGCGCGATCGGCAAGATCCTCCGCGTCCTGCCGACTTCCGTGGCGGCACCGGCCGAGGCGATCCGGAAGCTGATTCCGGCGCCGCCCGATACCGGGACCAACCCGGACCCCGAGATCACCGCCGTCCTCGTGCAGAGCTGCGTCGACCACCATCGCGTACGACTTGGCTACCAGCTCGGGGATCGCGAGACCCGCACGATGTACGTCGACCCGTGGGCCGTCGCCGTACGGCATGGTCGTTGGTACCTGCTCGGCTGGTCGCATACCAAGGACGCCCGCCGGGTGTTGCGGGTCGACCGGGTCGTGGCGGTGGACCCGCAGCCGGAGACGTTCGTACCGCCGGATGACCTCGACCCGATCCGGACGATCGAGGAGCACCTCGCGGAGGGCTGGAAGTACCCGGTCGAGATCGTCATCGACGCGCCCATCGCCACGGTCGGCCAGTGGATCGCGCGGAACCTCGGCCGGCTGGAGGCCATCGACGAGCACCACACCCGGTTGATCGGCAGCACCGAAGAGCCCGAGTGGTACGCCCGGCGGATCACCTCGATCGACGCGCCCTTCCACATCATCGGGCCCGAGGAACTCGCGAAGGCCGTCCGCACCCTCGGCGAACGCCTAACCCAAAGCTCAGCCCCTCAACTCTCTGCGGGACCCTCGTAGCGGGTGGCGATCGCGGCGGCGCGGTTGCGTAGAGCGGTGCGCAGCCACTGCGGGGCCAGGGCTTCCGCGTTCGTGGAGAGCTGCCAGAGCGCCCATTCGGCGTGCCTCGAGTCTTGGAAGGTCACCTCCATCCGCAGCCAGCCGTCTGCTTCGGCTTCTTCGGCGAGGACGGCCAGCGCGGTGCCCACCAGGTCCTCCCGCCGCACCGGGTTCACTCGGACCAGCACGGTGACCTGGTCGTCGCCGCTCCGGAACCGCGCGCTGCGTTCCTGCCAGGCCCGGTCCAGATCGACCCGGTCTGGTCGCTGCGCGGGTTCGGCGAGTTCCTCGGCGGCCAGGATCCGGGATAGCCGATAGGTGCGGTCCGCGCCGGATCTCGTGGCCAGCAAGTAGCCCTGGTCTCGTACGGTGACCAGGCCGATCGGGTCCACCGTGCGCCATTTCGAGGTCTCGTTCATCGCGGCGTAGTGGATGCGCAGCTTGTGTCCGGCGAACACCGCGCGCCGGACCTCGGCCGCTATCGGATCAGGCACCTCCTCAGCGACCAACCGGCGGGAGAGGAGATCGGTCTCCGGGTCGATGAGCAATCGCTCGGCCACGCCGGCCGCGGTATCCCGTTGGCTTTCGGGTAGCGCGTCGACCACTTTGAGCATGGCCGAAGCGAGCGCCGAGCCAAGACCGAACGCCTGCGCGCCGCGTCGCGATCCGGCGACCAGTAGTGCGAGCGCTTCGTCGTGGTTCAGTCCGGTGAGCTCGGTCCGGAAGCCGGGCAGCAACGCGAACCCGCCATGCCGGCCGCGTTCGGCATAGACCGGGACGCCGGCCGCGGACAGCGCCTCGATATCGCGCAGCACGGTCCGGGTGGACACCTCCAGCTCGCGGGCCAGCGTTTCCGCCGACAGCCGACCGCGCTGGCGCAGCAGCAGGACCAGTGAGACCAACCGGTCGGCGCGCATACGAAAACTCTACGGGAATACACGACAGAGGATGTCGTGATTTGTTGGCAGGCTCACCACCACAACGTCAAAGCCGGTGGCCACCGAGCCGACGGACGTACGCACTCTCAACGAATCGAATGGAGCTGAAGTGGCAATGGAGCGAACCGCGGTCAACCCGTGGGCGTGGTCGGTGGAGATGGGCTACAACCAGGGTGAGGTCGTCTCCGGACACACCCGGACCCTATATTGCGCCGGGCAAACCGCGATGAGCAGCGACGGCTTGCCCCAGCATGCCGGTGACATGGCGGCGCAGTTGGCGCTGAGCCTCGACAACCTGGAGGCCGTTCTCGGCGAGGCCGGCATGTCCCTCGCGAACCTCGTCCGGCTCAACGTCTACACCACCGACGTCGATCTGCTTTTCCAGCACTACGGCGTGCTGGCGTCCCGGTTGGGCGCCGTCGGAGTGGCACCGGCCACCACGATGCTCGGCGTGACCCGGCTGGCGATCCCCGTCCTGATGGTCGAGCTCGAGGGGACCGCCGTCAGCTAGCGGAGGGCGCGCACGTCAGCGTCGTACTGGCGGAAAGGTTTGTTGCGCAGCAGCAGGATGAAGAGGCCGACGAGGCAGATCAGGGCGCCTGCGAGGAGTGCGATCGTTGGGGTGGTGAGGGAGGCCGTCGCGCCGGCTACGAAGTCGCCCAGCCGTGGGCCGCCCGCGACCACCACAATGAACACGCCTTGCAGGCGCCCGCGCATCACGTCGGGAGCTGCCGCCTGCAGGATGGTGCCGCGGTACGACGAACTGAACATGTCCGCGGCACCCGACAACGCGAGCAGCGCCACCCCGAGCCAGATCGTGCGGGACAACCCGAACAGGCCGATGGCAACGGCGTACGCGGAGATGCAGACCACGATCGCGAGCCCCTGGCGTCGTACCCGGCCGACCCAGCCGGAGAACAGTACGGCGATGATCGCGCCCAGGGCCGGTGCCGCCTGCAACAGACCGACCGTGCGGATCCCACCGGCGAAGAACGACCCGGCGACCGCGGGGAACAACGCCCGCGGCTGCGCGAAGACCATCGCGAGGATGTCCGCCACGAACGTAGCCAGCAGCACCGGCGCCGTACGCAAGAACGCGAACCCCTCGACCACCGAACGCAGGCCCGCCCGCCGTACCTCTCCCACCGGCGGCACCGGCGGCAGGCGGACCAACGCGTAGAGCGCGGCGGTGAAGGTGAAGACGTCCACCACGTACGCCGCGGCGAACCCGTGCCAGGCGATCAGCGTCGCGCCCAGCAGAGGTCCGACCGTGAAGCCGAGGTTGTACGCCGCCGAGCTCAGGGCGTTCGCGGCCGGCAGTAGTTCCGGTCGCAGTAGTCGCGGGATGATCGCGGCTCGGGCCGGACTGTTCATCGCGAAACAGGCCGACTGGCACGCGACCACGCCGTACAGGATCCAGGTCTGCTCGAGCTCCAGCACCGCCTGCACAACGAGGACCGTCGAGAGCAGCCAAAGCCCGGCCGACGAGACCAGCGCGAGCGTACGGCGGTCGACAGCGTCCGCCATCGCACCGCCGTACAACCCGAACACCGCAAGCGGGACCAGCGCGAAGAGTCCGACCAGCCCGACCGAGAACGTCGAACCGGTCAGCGCGTAGACC
Encoded here:
- a CDS encoding helix-turn-helix transcriptional regulator, with product MDEASPTAKALLALELIQDNPGISGDRLGLRLGVSDRAARRYVGTLRDAGIPIESTPGRYGGYRVGRGFRLPPLMFSTAEALGLMMAALEGQHSASDTNDPAGRAIGKILRVLPTSVAAPAEAIRKLIPAPPDTGTNPDPEITAVLVQSCVDHHRVRLGYQLGDRETRTMYVDPWAVAVRHGRWYLLGWSHTKDARRVLRVDRVVAVDPQPETFVPPDDLDPIRTIEEHLAEGWKYPVEIVIDAPIATVGQWIARNLGRLEAIDEHHTRLIGSTEEPEWYARRITSIDAPFHIIGPEELAKAVRTLGERLTQSSAPQLSAGPS
- a CDS encoding helix-turn-helix transcriptional regulator; the encoded protein is MRADRLVSLVLLLRQRGRLSAETLARELEVSTRTVLRDIEALSAAGVPVYAERGRHGGFALLPGFRTELTGLNHDEALALLVAGSRRGAQAFGLGSALASAMLKVVDALPESQRDTAAGVAERLLIDPETDLLSRRLVAEEVPDPIAAEVRRAVFAGHKLRIHYAAMNETSKWRTVDPIGLVTVRDQGYLLATRSGADRTYRLSRILAAEELAEPAQRPDRVDLDRAWQERSARFRSGDDQVTVLVRVNPVRREDLVGTALAVLAEEAEADGWLRMEVTFQDSRHAEWALWQLSTNAEALAPQWLRTALRNRAAAIATRYEGPAES
- a CDS encoding RidA family protein, whose product is MERTAVNPWAWSVEMGYNQGEVVSGHTRTLYCAGQTAMSSDGLPQHAGDMAAQLALSLDNLEAVLGEAGMSLANLVRLNVYTTDVDLLFQHYGVLASRLGAVGVAPATTMLGVTRLAIPVLMVELEGTAVS
- a CDS encoding MFS transporter, giving the protein MARAFSWLTDIRPLRESADFRRLWLGSTVSQLGQQMTAVTVSIQVYALTGSTFSVGLVGLFALVPLAVFGLYGGAMADAVDRRTLALVSSAGLWLLSTVLVVQAVLELEQTWILYGVVACQSACFAMNSPARAAIIPRLLRPELLPAANALSSAAYNLGFTVGPLLGATLIAWHGFAAAYVVDVFTFTAALYALVRLPPVPPVGEVRRAGLRSVVEGFAFLRTAPVLLATFVADILAMVFAQPRALFPAVAGSFFAGGIRTVGLLQAAPALGAIIAVLFSGWVGRVRRQGLAIVVCISAYAVAIGLFGLSRTIWLGVALLALSGAADMFSSSYRGTILQAAAPDVMRGRLQGVFIVVVAGGPRLGDFVAGATASLTTPTIALLAGALICLVGLFILLLRNKPFRQYDADVRALR